In Triticum aestivum cultivar Chinese Spring chromosome 5B, IWGSC CS RefSeq v2.1, whole genome shotgun sequence, the following proteins share a genomic window:
- the LOC123117169 gene encoding BTB/POZ and MATH domain-containing protein 1-like: MVEQRKISAAMVSEERSFVLKVDEYSRVKAQLKIGESLTSTPFTVGGHKWTVRYYPNAVWAFNADSISLYLCLESAGAEDVKAKFTLSVLDKNGEPVPSYSHTNPMRTFSKSSVWGSELAIKRADLERSAYLRDDCLTIRCDLTVAKEIKSQETRVAPSDLHQHLGDLLKNKDAADLVFQVGGKRFSAHRCVLAARSSVFKAELLGAMKESSAALPIEIHDMEAHVFESLLHFIYTDSVPELEMASNKGETGVVMAGHLLVAADRYNIIRLKQICEEKLCNHIDSNMVATSLALAEQHGFHRLKEACLQFLASPSNFDAMVASDGYEHLKSSCPSVLKELIARMIPSEFKSAKDVIMAI; the protein is encoded by the coding sequence ATGGTAGAGCAACGCAAGATCTCTGCGGCCATGGTATCTGAGGAAAGGTCATTTGTGCTCAAGGTAGATGAATACTCAAGAGTCAAGGCGCAACTCAAGATCGGCGAGAGCCTGACTTCTACCCCTTTCACTGTTGGAGGCCACAAATGGACCGTGAGATATTACCCAAATGCTGTCTGGGCGTTTAATGCCGATTCCATCTCTCTTTATCTATGTCTCGAATCTGCTGGTGCTGAAGATGTGAAGGCGAAATTCACGCTCAGTGTACTTGACAAGAATGGAGAACCCGTGCCTTCCTACAGCCATACCAACCCAATGCGTACCTTCTCTAAAAGTTCAGTCTGGGGCTCCGAACTCGCGAtcaagagggctgatctggagagaTCGGCGTACCTGAGAGATGATTGTCTCACCATCAGGTGTGATCTCACCGTGGCAAAGGAGATCAAGAGCCAAGAAACAAGGGTTGCTCCCAGCGACCTGCACCAACATCTGGGTGACCTCCTCAAGAACAAAGACGCAGCAGACCTAGTCTTTCAGGTTGGTGGAAAGAGATTCTCCGCTCACAGGTGTGTCCTTGCTGCTAGGTCATCGGTCTTCAAGGCGGAGCTCctcggcgccatgaaggagagttCCGCAGCTCTTCCTATTGAAATTCATGACATGGAAGCTCATGTGTTCGAGTCCTTGCTCCACTTCATATACACCGACTCTGTCCCTGAGCTTGAGATGGCTTCCAACAAAGGCGAAACTGGTGTGGTTATGGCTGGCCATCTACTGGTAGCAGCTGACAGATACAACATCATCAGGCTGAAGCAGATATGTGAGGAGAAATTGTGCAATCACATCGACTCTAACATGGTGGCAACCAGTTTGGCTTTAGCCGAGCAGCATGGATTCCATCGTCTCAAAGAAGCTTGTTTGCAGTTCCTTGCTTCTCCGTCCAACTTCGATGCGATGGTGGCAAGTGATGGGTATGAGCATCTGAAATCAAGCTGCCCATCTGTTCTCAAGGAGCTCATAGCTAGAATGATCCCGTCTGAATTTAAGTCGGCAAAGGATGTTATCATGGCAATTTAG
- the LOC123117168 gene encoding BTB/POZ and MATH domain-containing protein 2 → MAEPCKIPAAMVAESVERSYVLKIDGYSRVKGLLKNGKFVASTPFSVGGHNWTVKYYPNGCPKYCDDFISLYVHHESAGAKEVKAKLSLNVLDKNGNPVPSYTRTTPVNTFSRKAPTCGYYDFIPKDELEESAHLRGDCLTIRCDVTVLKEIEEAMVPPSDLHRHLGDLLKSNDAADMTFQVDGQRYSAHRCVVAARSSVFKAELLGAMEESSGSTIVIRDMEADVFESFLHFIYTDSVPPALDVVMAGHLLVAADRYNIGRLKVICEEKLCSHIDSNMVATSLALAEQHGFRRLKEACLQFLASPSNLEAMMTSDGYEHLKSSCPAVLKELIARIIPAEFTSAKDIIMTMWK, encoded by the coding sequence ATGGCAGAGCCCTGCAAGATTCCTGCTGCCATGGTAGCCGAATCCGTGGAGAGGTCATATGTGCTCAAAATAGATGGATACTCAAGAGTGAAGGGGCTACTGAAGAACGGCAAGTTCGTCGCCTCCACCCCTTTCAGTGTTGGAGGCCACAACTGGACCGTGAAATATTACCCGAACGGTTGCCCCAAGTACTGTGACGATTTCATATCTCTGTATGTGCACCATGAATCTGCCGGTGCCAAAGAAGTGAAGGCGAAATTGTCGCTCAATGTGCTTGACAAGAATGGGAATCCGGTGCCTTCCTACACCCGTACCACCCCTGTGAATACTTTCTCAAGGAAAGCTCCGACCTGTGGCTACTATGACTTCATCCCGAAGGATGAGCTTGAGGAGTCGGCGCATCTTAGAGGTGACTGTCTCACCATCAGGTGCGATGTTACCGTCTTGAAGGAGATCGAAGAAGCAATGGTTCCTCCAAGCGACCTGCACCGGCACCTCGGTGATCTCCTGAAGAGCAATGATGCAGCGGACATGACCTTTCAAGTTGACGGACAGAGATACTCCGCTCATCGGTGTGTTGTTGCCGCTCGGTCGTCCGTCTTCAAGGCGGAGCTCCTCGGCGCCATGGAGGAGAGTTCCGGTAGTACCATTGTAATCCGTGACATGGAAGCTGATGTGTTCGAGTCCTTTCTCCATTTCATATACACCGACTCGGTTCCTCCAGCGCTTGATGTGGTGATGGCCGGACATCTACTCGTGGCGGCTGACAGGTACAACATCGGTAGGCTGAAGGTGATATGCGAGGAGAAATTATGCAGTCACATTGATTCCAACATGGTGGCTACCAGCTTGGCTTTGGCTGAGCAACATGGTTTCCGTCGTCTCAAGGAAGCTTGTTTGCAGTTCCTTGCTTCTCCGTCCAATTTGGAGGCCATGATGACAAGTGATGGCTATGAGCATCTGAAATCCAGCTGCCCAGCTGTTCTTAAGGAGCTGATAGCTAGAATCATCCCGGCTGAATTTACATCAGCAAAGGATATTATCATGACAATGTGGAAGTAA
- the LOC123115112 gene encoding BTB/POZ and MATH domain-containing protein 2-like gives MAEQCKISAAMVSEERSYVLKVDGYSRAKALVKNGQCVISTSFSVGGHNWVVRYYPNGFLNNYAHSISLYLCLESTDVEDMKAEYTLAVLDKNGEPVPSYSCSNPLRIFSDGSAWSYPLVIKKADLEASAHLRDNCLTIRCNVTIMQIKSEEAKVSPSDLHHHLADLLKNKDAADLTFEVGAQSFSAHRCVLAARSSVFKAELLGAKKESSAASTIKIHDMEADVFKSLLHFIYTDSVPVLEMGSNKSETDVVMAGHLLVAADRYNIVRLKQICEEKLCNHIGSRMVGTSLALAEQHGFHRLKEACLRFLASPSNFEAMVASDGYEHLRSSCPSVLKELIARILPAEWKVAKDILTTT, from the coding sequence ATGGCAGAGCAATGCAAGATCTCAGCGGCCATGGTATCTGAGGAAAGGTCGTATGTGCTCAAGGTGGATGGATACTCGAGAGCCAAGGCGCTAGTGAAGAACGGTCAGTGTGTGATTTCTACCTCATTCAGTGTTGGAGGCCACAACTGGGTCGTGAGATATTACCCAAACGGTTTTCTTAACAATTATGCCCATTCCATCTCTCTTTATCTTTGTCTTGAATCCACCGATGTCGAAGATATGAAGGCGGAATACACGCTCGCTGTGCTGGATAAGAACGGAGAACCTGTGCCTTCATACAGCTGTAGCAACCCTCTGCGTATCTTCTCAGATGGTTCAGCCTGGAGCTACCCGCTCGTGATCAAGAAGGCCGATTTGGAGGCATCGGCGCATCTGAGAGACAATTGTCTCACCATCAGGTGCAATGTCACCATCATGCAGATCAAGAGCGAAGAAGCAAAGGTTTCACCAAGCGACCTGCACCACCATCTCGCCGACCTCCTCAAGAACAAGGACGCTGCGGACCTAACCTTTGAAGTCGGCGCACAAAGTTTCTCAGCCCACAGGTGTGTCCTTGCTGCTCGCTCATCAGTCTTCAAGGCCGAGCTCCTCGGCGCCAAGAAGGAGAGCTCTGCAGCTAGTACTATTAAAATTCATGACATGGAAGCTGATGTGTTCAAGTCCTTGCTCCACTTCATATACACCGACTCTGTTCCTGTGCTTGAGATGGGTAGCAACAAAAGCGAAACTGATGTGGTTATGGCTGGCCATCTGCTGGTAGCAGCTGACAGATACAACATCGTCAGGCTGAAGCAGATATGTGAGGAGAAATTGTGCAATCACATTGGTTCGAGGATGGTGGGCACCAGCTTGGCTTTAGCCGAGCAGCATGGTTTCCATCGTCTCAAAGAAGCTTGTTTGCGGTTCCTTGCTTCTCCGTCCAACTTTGAGGCGATGGTGGCAAGTGATGGGTATGAGCATCTGAGATCTAGCTGCCCATCTGTTCTCAAGGAGCTGATAGCTAGAATCCTCCCGGCTGAATGGAAGGTGGCAAAGGATATTCTCACTACAACTTAG
- the LOC123117170 gene encoding BTB/POZ and MATH domain-containing protein 1-like yields the protein MSSTGEPAFPSAPPATDRRSKIFPPASPPSYSESKPTSIMAEPYEIPAAMIAESEKRSYVLKIDGYSMANALLKNGECMTSAPFSVGGHNWVVRYYPNGYPKHCDNYISLYVQLEAADAEDVKAKAKLKLSVLDKNGNPVPSYSRTIPLHTFSRRAPDRGYHDFIHKAGLEVSPHLRDDCLTIRCDVTVVKDIDQEARIPPSDLHRHLGDLLQSNDGADLTFQVGGRTFPAHRCVLAARSSVFKAGLLGALVESSCSTIEIRDMEPDVFEYLLHFIYTDSVPLHDVVMAGHLLEAADRYDIPRLKVICEEKLCSHIDSNMVATSLALARQHGFRRLNKACLQFLASPSNFDAMVASDGFEHLLASYGWSVVEELRDRIIRLNSEKDIIMTFRK from the coding sequence ATGAGTTCGACTGGTGAACCGGCGTTCCCAAGTGCACCTCCCGCCACAGATAGGCGCAGCAAAATCTTTCCTCCCGCCAGCCCTCCATCTTACTCCGAGTCCAAGCCTACCTCCATAATGGCAGAGCCCTACGAGATCCCTGCTGCCATGATCGCTGAATCCGAGAAGAGGTCGTATGTGCTCAAGATAGACGGATACTCAATGGCCAACGCGCTGCTCAAGAACGGGGAGTGCATGACTTCCGCCCCATTCAGCGTTGGAGGCCACAACTGGGTCGTGAGATATTACCCCAACGGCTATCCTAAGCACTGTGACAATTATATCTCTCTCTATGTGCAGCTTGAAGCTGCCGATGCCGAGGACGTGAAGGCCAAGGCCAAATTGAAGCTCAGCGTGCTCGACAAGAATGGAAATCCGGTGCCTTCGTACAGCCGTACCATCCCTCTACACACCTTCTCAAGGAGGGCTCCAGACCGTGGCTACCATGACTTCATCCACAAGGCTGGCCTTGAGGTATCGCCGCACCTTAGAGACGATTGTCTCACCATCAGGTGTGATGTCACCGTCGTCAAGGACATCGACCAAGAAGCAAGGATTCCTCCAAGCGACCTGCACCGGCATCTCGGCGATCTCCTACAGAGCAATGATGGAGCGGACCTGACTTTTCAAGTGGGCGGACGGACATTCCCGGCTCACAGGTGTGTCCTAGCTGCTCGGTCATCCGTGTTCAAGGCGGGGCTCCTCGGTGCCCTGGTGGAGAGTTCATGCAGTACTATTGAAATTCGTGACATGGAACCTGATGTGTTCGAGTACTTGCTCCATTTCATATACACCGACTCCGTTCCTCTACATGATGTGGTGATGGCCGGGCATCTACTCGAAGCGGCTGACAGGTACGACATCCCTAGGCTTAAGGTGATATGCGAGGAGAAATTGTGCAGTCACATTGATTCCAACATGGTGGCGACCAGCTTGGCTTTGGCTAGGCAGCATGGTTTCCGTCGTCTCAATAAAGCTTGTTTGCAGTTCCTTGCTTCTCCGTCCAACTTTGATGCGATGGTGGCAAGTGATGGCTTTGAGCATCTGCTAGCCAGCTACGGCTGGTCTGTTGTTGAGGAGCTGAGAGATAGAATCATCCGGCTGAATTCAGAAAAGGATATTATCATGACATTCCGGAAGTAA
- the LOC123115111 gene encoding BTB/POZ and MATH domain-containing protein 3-like has translation MLSLFLVLKSADAEDVKAKFTFSVLDENGEPVPSYSRTNWGYNEFIKKADLEASAHIRDDCLTIRCDVTVIHSEETRVPPSDLHQHLGDLLMNKDAADLTFQVGGETFSAHRFVLATRSSIFKAEFLGAMKESSAASPIEICDMEADVFKSLLHFIYTDSVPTVLDVVTAGHLLLAADRYNIVRLKLICEEKLCNQIDSSMVATTLVLAEQHGFHRLKEVCLQFLASPSNLEAMVASGGYEHLKSSCPSVLKEVISRILPAELKVANDIIMEMWK, from the exons ATGCTATCTCTTTTTCTCGTGCTTAAATCTGCCGATGCTGAAGATGTGAAGGCGAAGTTCACGTTCAGTGTACTTGACGAGAATGGTGAACCTGTGCCTTCATACAGCC GTACAAACTGGGGCTACAATGAGTTCATCAAGAAGGCTGATCTGGAGGCATCGGCGCACATAAGAGACGACTGTCTCACCATCAGGTGTGATGTCACCGTCATCCACAGCGAAGAAACAAGGGTTCCTCCAAGCGATCTCCACCAGCATCTCGGCGACCTGCTCATGAACAAGGATGCAGCAGACCTCACCTTTCAGGTAGGTGGAGAGACATTCTCTGCTCACAGGTTTGTCCTCGCAACTCGGTCGTCCATCTTCAAAGCTGAGTTCCTCGGCGCCATGAAGGAAAGTTCTGCTGCTAGTCCTATTGAAATCTGTGACATGGAAGCTGATGTGTTCAAGTCCTTGCTCCATTTCATATACACCGACTCAGTTCCTACGGTGCTTGATGTGGTGACTGCTGGTCACCTACTCCTTGCGGCTGACAGGTACAACATTGTCAGGCTAAAGCTGATATGCGAGGAGAAATTGTGCAATCAAATTGATTCCAGCATGGTGGCAACCACTTTGGTTTTAGCTGAGCAGCATGGTTTCCATCGTCTCAAAGAAGTTTGTTTGCAGTTCCTTGCTTCTCCATCCAATTTGGAGGCGATGGTGGCAAGTGGTGGCTATGAGCATTTGAAATCCAGCTGCCCATCTGTCCTCAAGGAGGTGATATCTAGAATCCTGCCGGCTGAACTGAAAGTGGCAAACGATATTATCATGGAAATGTGGAAGTAA